In Pongo pygmaeus isolate AG05252 chromosome 19, NHGRI_mPonPyg2-v2.0_pri, whole genome shotgun sequence, the genomic stretch AGGGTGATGCCTAGCCTGGCttattgcaccttccttttggcGGTTGGCTTGTCGCGAATCTTCATCTTAGCACATTTCCCTCACCAGGTGCTGGCTGGCCTAATAACTGGTGAGCAACTGGGGCAACGGGGTGGACTGAGAGGATGCCTTTGGCAGTGGGAGGATCAGTCTAGGATCTTCCCATCGCTCCCAGCTTCTATAGAGCCCACCCCAGAGGCCCCCCGTTATGTCTCAGTTTATTCTCTTGCCAAGCTGCACTGCAGCTGGGGGTCGGGGTGGGGAGGGTCATATCCCCAAACTCCTTGAAGCTGCTGTCACTCCACTCTCCTAGGTGCTGTCCTGGGCTGGCTGATGACTCCCCGAGTGCCTATGGAGCGGGAGCTAAGCTTCTATGGGTTGATTGCACTGGCCCTCATGCTAGGCACCAGCCTCATCTATTGGACCCTCTTTACGCTGGGCCTGGATCTTTCTTGGTAAGTCTCGCTTTGAAGCCTGGGCAGGCTGGGCCCTGTCCTATGTCGCCTGCACCTAGCCTGGTGTGTCTCTGGTTCATTATAGCTAAAAAAGGACACATTACCTATTCACGTAGACCCTCACAGGCACAAAACAGAGCATGGGAGTGGGCCCCAAGGGCAGATGGCCAAGAGCCAGTGGCCTTCTATGTTCCAGCCTTTCCTGGCAAGAACTCTTCTTCCCCACAGGTCCATCAGCCTAGCCTTCAAGTGGTGTGAGCGGCCTGAGTGGATACACATGGATAGCCGGCCCTTTGCCTCCCTGAGTCGTGACTCAGGGGCTGCCCTGGGCCTGGGCATTGCCTTGCACTCTCCCTGCTATGCCCAGGTGCGTCGGGCACAGCTGGGAAATGGCCAGAAGATAGCCTGCCTTGTGCTGGCCATGGGGCTGCTGGGCCCTCTGGACTGGCTGGGCCACCCCCCTCAGATCAGCCTCTTCTACATTTTCAATTTCCTCAAGTACACCCTCTGGCCATGCCTAGTCCTGGCCCTCGTGCCCTGGGCAGTGCACATGTTCAGTGCCCAGGAAGCACCGCCCATCCACTCTTCCTGACTTCTTGTGtgcctcctttcctttccctcccacaAAGCCAACACTCTGTGACCACCACACTCCAGGAGGCAGCCCCATCCCCTTCCAGCCCCTAAGTAGGCCCTCCCCTCCCTAAATCTGCTTCCCCACCACCTGGTCTTAGCCCCAAAGATGGGCCTTCTCTCTCCCAGATAAGCTGGTCCTCCCTCTGCCTTTCCTCTCAAGCCCCCAAAGAGCAAAGGCAACAGCAAGACCAGCGGGTTCTTGCAACACTGTGAGGGGCGGCCAGGGCGGCCCCAATAAAGCCCTTGAATACTTTGAGATTCCTTTCTTGCCTATGCGCACATCTCCATGGGCCTTGCCTGTGTGTGCACAAGCGGAACCTTTGCCAGGCTGCTCCGGTGGTCTCTGTGCCACCTCCAGCCCTGTTTCCAGGGGCAGAGAGGCAGGAAAGGAGAGGGCTGTAAACTCAGGTGAGACCTCTCAGCCCTGGGTCCCCTGCCTCATCACTGCCTAGGCCACATGAGAGGTCCCATGAGATGCTGTGACTATATTCAGTGTAACCCTGTCTTTCACTTATAGGACAGATCTTGCGCCCCAACCTCCAGTTTCCTAAATTGGCTTCTAGTCCAGGGGCTGGAGAAAAGAGTAGTGTTTTTGGCTAGGAAGGAGAATGAGAACCTCTACTCCATTTGGGAGCCCAGAGAATAGAGACATTGGCCCCAGAAGGCACTGCCAGAAACAAGTTTATTTACACAAGGACACACAGTGTAACGGGTTACAAAATACTTAACTGAAATCCATATCCAGGGAGACAAAGCAAGGAGTGGGTTTACATGAGAACCAGACCAGCCACAGGGAGAGAGTGGGTAAGGGGCCGGGAGCCTGGGGCTCAGCACAGAGAGGCCTAGTACACTGGGCCTAGCCCCGTCCCCATCCCCCAGGAGGatctaaaacaaacacacaagcaCACCATGAACCGATGGTGCTGGGACTCCTGCCCCTCCCCTGGCTCCCTCAATCCTGCTCAGGCCCCCATaggataataaatatgtaaacagATTGGTGGGGCCCTGGGGATAGAAGGAGAGAAAGTATATGTGgtactggggaggaggaggaaggaagagtcaGCCCCCTAGGAGCCACTTCCCATCTTTGGTTTCCTACAGGCTGGATGGCATTCCCTGGAAGCCTTGTAGGCCCATATTCCCTGGCAGGGCTCCTGGAAAAGAGAAGGGACAGCGCCCAGCCCCCTCCTGGTCTTAGCTCCCTTGGGCTGGTGGTCAGCAAAGGGAGCCCAGGAGGTATGGAAGCTCCAGCTGAGAGCCGACTCCTGGATCCCTGGGTTCTGGCCTTACCCCTTCTAGAACCTCCATTCTCACCATCCCCAGGCTCCAAAGCAAAAGGCCCCAGGAGGGAGGTGAGCCCCTGCCCCTTCTCCCTGCAGCATGCTGGATGGCTGGGGAAATCTGGTCCTGACAGCAGGGGGGCTCTCACCAGCCTGGAGCCCCCCTGCAGGGACCACCTTCTCCCCCTGCCCAGGCTGTGCCAGCAGAGGGGCAGGGAGGCCATCCAAGTAAGGTGGGGAGCAGACCTGGTTCCATGGCTCCTCCTGGCCCCTGAGAACCCGGGAAACCAGTCCTCTCCTTCCCCACACACTTTCACCCTCTCAGCCccggggaaggggaagcaggctgtGAGGAGTGTGAGGCAAGATAGCCCTCCTCACAGACTGCAGACCACAGCTTGGGCACCAGCCTCCCATCAGTACTGAGaccaagaggaaggaggaggagaggagtcTGTGCAGAGATGGTGAGGACGAAAGAAGGGGAAAAGGTAGAGAATCGCAGGGTGGGTGCCCACCTCCCCTCCACTCTGCATCTTAAAGACAGTAGTGGATCCTCCAGATCCTCCCCTGAGgctggagaagggaggagggtgaAATTAAGGCATTTCCCCCCAAGTCAGCTGAAACCAAGGCACCGACTTCCTGTTCCCTCCTCACTCAGGGGGCCCCAGAACTGGAGAGTACTGTCTGGGCCCCCGTGCCCACCTTGAGCTGGCCCAGGCTCCAAGGAGGAAAAGGACAGAATGCAAGAAAATAGGTGGAGGGACACATGGGACAGGGCTGGGaagacacccccacccccagcagagGGAGCAGACTTCTAGAGCTGAGGTGGAAGCCACAGGGCTGGGGGCCTGAGGCAGCGTAGAGGAGCAGGAGGGGCAAGGCTGAGAGACCCACACGGCACACCTTGTTGAATGtgtgactttttgtttttaatagaaaaaataaacaaaatcacaaTGGTGAAGCCCAGAGGGATGGGGGCCGGGGCGTCACAGGGCAGGCTCCTGCTCCATGGGCTCCTCTGCCGGCCTGTGGGGCAAGCACAGGGGAGGGTATTGAGTGGGGTGCACCAGCAGGGGCGAGGGCAGAGAGGTGGTGCGGGTTGCCGCTTACCTGGGGCTGTGCTCCCGGGCTGCTGCAGCCTGGGCCTGCTCGGCCCCCACCGACAGCAAGGCCATGGCGCTCACAGTCTCGGCCTCCTCGGTCTCACCTGCTTGGGCCTCTCGCAGGGAACGGCCCAGACCAGCGGCAAACTTCTGCACACAGCTCCAGTGTTTGCCTGTGGACAAGAGAcacgcaaggggtcagggagggcAGAGGACACCCACATGAACAGACCCAGTCCTGGTGCTCCCACAAGCTCCGTGCCCCCTTGGCAGCCTGAGCCCCTCTATGTGTCCCCACGCACTCTGGATCTCGATGACTTTCTCTAGCGTGGCCACTGCGTTGATGTTGGGCTTTTGCTGCAAGACTGCCTCGTCCAAGGGCTGCAGCTGGcaggggaaagaagagaaggcTTAGGGTGGGGAGTAGGGCTGCCATGCATACCCCTCTAACTGCCCCACTCAGCCCCAGATATCCCTCACGACAGGGGCAAACATGGCCTTTTTAGACAAACCCATACTCAGAAAGCCTTCCCTGGCCATTAGCTATACCTTAGGACCAAGGAAACGCTTCCTAAGGGGCTCCCAGTGCTGGCTGACCTCTTGCTGGCCCCTCAGCCCTCTGGCCTGCCACCTCCCAGCTCCTTCCCGCCCCTTACCTCTACACTCAGCAGAGCCGAGACACAAGCCTCAGAGGCATCACAGATGGCGGTCAAGTCATGGCCTCCCTCCAGGGCCAGCACCACCCGGCCCCCTGCCAGGGTCATCAGCTGCCTGGTCAAGTGGCCAAAACCTTTGAGGATGGGtgaagggaggaagaagaaatggcGAAAGGTAATCAATTCAAGAGCCagtaagagaaggagagaaaaaaggccaggcgcggtggctcacgcctgtaatcccagtactttgggaggccaacgtggtcagatcacaaggtcaggagttcgagaccagcctgaccaacatggtgaaaccctgtctttactaaaaatacaataattagccggccatggtggcacgcgcctgtaatcccagctacttgggaggctgaggcaggagaatggcatgaacccaggaggcggaggttgcagtgagccgagatcacgccattgcactctaacctgggcgacagagtgagactccacctcaaaaaaaaagaaagaaaaggagagaaaaagaaacacaagaggTGGGACAAATAGCACAAAATATGATGGGAGATATAAACCCAAATATATCCATAATAAAATACAGCATCAGTGGACTAAATGCCCTATCACAGTCAAAACATTAACAGACTGGCTAAAGACTCCAATGACAAGGAGCATCACTGAAACACCAGGGACCAACAAGCCCATCTCTACAGCTCCGGCAGGATACATCCTTCTATCCTCTGCTACCCCACTTTCACCTCCTATCCCCTCAAGGCCGGGGTTGGCAGAGGACAAGTTGGGGGAGTTATCAAGATGATTCCAAGTCTAGGCCCTGCCCCCCTGCTTTCCCCGTCCCCTGCAATTGTCAGTCTGTTCCCTGCCCCATGCCCCACTGGACTCGATATCCTCACTGTTTCACTTCCTCCCTCAATCCCCCAGCAGGCTTACATCTGGCGGTGACAGAGTAGCCACCCAGAGGAGACAGATGTCCTTCAACAGCATCAAACCCGGCAGAGACTAGGACCACGTCAGGTGAGAACTCGTGGGCAATGGGCATCACCACTGTCCTGCAAAGGGATGGCCCAAGCTAAGCCCGGCAGATGGCCAGGCCAGGCCTCGCCCCACTGTTATCCTCCCAGAGACGACCCCCTCTACCCACACTGAACTGAGTGCCTTCTGCCCCTCCCACTGCAGGGCCCAGAGGGGCTCCCCTTGACTACCATGGCCCTTTTCAGTCCCTACCTGAAGGCTGTAAGGTACTCCACGTCTCCAATGGGGGGGTCCACACCTCCTATCCATGCCACGTTCACATTGTACCCCACGCCTGGCCCTCCACCAAcctggcaccagagttggggagagCGCTATTCTCACCACCTGGGAATCCCAAACATTGCCCCTGCCCTCACCCCTGCCTCCAGATCTCACTCCACTGACCTCTGCTCTGCCTGGAGGGGCAGTCAGATCAGTGTGGCCTCCCACTGAGAGCCCAGACTCCCCAGGTACCAACACCACCATGGGCCTCCGTGGCTCCCCGCCAGGTCCCATTGTGCCACTTCCCAGAGGGGCCAGGAGGGTCTACATTTACGCCCAGGAGCTGTACCTCTTCAGGAGCCCCAGAGCCTGGAAAGAAGTTCCCGTTGTCATAGCGATGCAGAGAGATGTAGAGCACAGAGGGGTCGTTGTAGAACGCCTGCTGGGTGCCATTGCCATGGTGAATGTCCTATGAGGGGAGGTAGAAGCATCAGGAAAATGGCCCACGCTCTGACCCAATGGTCAAATTCCACTTGTCAGCCGAGCAct encodes the following:
- the G6PC3 gene encoding glucose-6-phosphatase 3 isoform X1; this translates as MESTLGAGIVIAEALQNQLAWLENVWLWITFLGDPKILFLFYFPAAYYASRRVGIAVLWISLITEWLNLIFKWFLFGDRPFWWVHESGYYSQAPAQVHQFPSSCETGPGSPSGHCMITGAALWPIMTALSSQVATRARSRWVRVMPSLAYCTFLLAVGLSRIFILAHFPHQVLAGLITGAVLGWLMTPRVPMERELSFYGLIALALMLGTSLIYWTLFTLGLDLSWSISLAFKWCERPEWIHMDSRPFASLSRDSGAALGLGIALHSPCYAQVRRAQLGNGQKIACLVLAMGLLGPLDWLGHPPQISLFYIFNFLKYTLWPCLVLALVPWAVHMFSAQEAPPIHSS
- the G6PC3 gene encoding glucose-6-phosphatase 3 isoform X2; its protein translation is MESTLGAGIVIAEALQNQLAWLENVWLWITFLGDPKILFLFYFPAAYYASRRVGIAVLWISLITEWLNLIFKWFLFGDRPFWWVHESGYYSQAPAQVHQFPSSCETGPGSPSGHCMITGAALWPIMTALSSQVATRARSCCHSTLLGAVLGWLMTPRVPMERELSFYGLIALALMLGTSLIYWTLFTLGLDLSWSISLAFKWCERPEWIHMDSRPFASLSRDSGAALGLGIALHSPCYAQVRRAQLGNGQKIACLVLAMGLLGPLDWLGHPPQISLFYIFNFLKYTLWPCLVLALVPWAVHMFSAQEAPPIHSS
- the G6PC3 gene encoding glucose-6-phosphatase 3 isoform X3, whose amino-acid sequence is MITGAALWPIMTALSSQVATRARSRWVRVMPSLAYCTFLLAVGLSRIFILAHFPHQVLAGLITGAVLGWLMTPRVPMERELSFYGLIALALMLGTSLIYWTLFTLGLDLSWSISLAFKWCERPEWIHMDSRPFASLSRDSGAALGLGIALHSPCYAQVRRAQLGNGQKIACLVLAMGLLGPLDWLGHPPQISLFYIFNFLKYTLWPCLVLALVPWAVHMFSAQEAPPIHSS